From the Flavobacteriales bacterium genome, one window contains:
- a CDS encoding phage integrase SAM-like domain-containing protein encodes MKKYTSTLHHLEAFAKAKRRRVDFDTVDLACYDAFNAYLTNDQGLALNSVGKYIQTLKTFLRAAAEQGIEVNPAFRSRKFRTRPN; translated from the coding sequence CTGAAGAAATACACCTCGACCCTTCACCACCTAGAGGCGTTCGCCAAGGCCAAACGGCGCCGGGTTGACTTTGACACGGTGGACCTTGCCTGTTACGATGCGTTCAACGCCTACCTGACCAACGACCAAGGGCTAGCCTTGAACAGCGTCGGCAAGTACATCCAAACGTTGAAAACGTTCCTGCGGGCCGCTGCTGAACAGGGCATCGAAGTGAACCCCGCCTTCCGCAGCCGCAAGTTCCGCACCCGTCCGAACTGA
- a CDS encoding polysaccharide export protein produces MKEFKGMGWGLLAALVLLTGCVGGRRNINYLQDGSLTPGAAKLFENRKFEYRIQVNDVLSIRVLGLDEATHRFFNVESQNGFQGVNDAALYVNGFSVDKNGQVQLPTVGRIKVQGLTMGEAQDLVQRKINEYFTNATVILKLVSFRISVLGDVRNPGMYFIYNNQITILDALAMAGGPNEYGDKSKVTLMRQSDRGVQALYVDLSGTEVLASEYYYLLPNDVVYVPTLKARAGRMNLELLSVLFGAISALALVANVFILNQNNN; encoded by the coding sequence ATGAAGGAGTTCAAGGGGATGGGATGGGGGCTGCTGGCCGCCTTGGTGCTGCTGACGGGCTGCGTCGGTGGGCGTCGCAACATCAACTACTTGCAGGACGGGTCGCTGACCCCGGGTGCGGCCAAGCTGTTCGAGAACCGCAAGTTCGAGTACCGGATCCAGGTGAACGATGTGCTCAGCATCCGTGTACTGGGGCTCGACGAGGCCACCCACCGCTTCTTCAATGTGGAAAGCCAGAACGGATTCCAAGGCGTGAACGATGCGGCGCTTTACGTGAACGGGTTCTCCGTGGACAAGAACGGACAGGTCCAGTTGCCCACGGTGGGCCGCATCAAGGTGCAGGGCCTCACGATGGGCGAGGCGCAGGACCTGGTGCAGCGCAAGATCAACGAGTACTTCACCAACGCCACCGTGATCCTCAAGCTGGTGAGCTTCCGCATCAGCGTGCTGGGCGATGTGCGCAACCCGGGCATGTACTTCATCTACAACAACCAGATCACCATCCTGGACGCGCTGGCGATGGCCGGCGGCCCCAACGAATATGGTGACAAGAGCAAGGTGACCCTCATGCGCCAGAGCGACCGCGGCGTCCAGGCCCTGTACGTGGACCTGTCCGGCACGGAGGTGCTGGCCAGCGAGTACTACTACCTGCTGCCGAACGATGTGGTGTACGTGCCCACGCTGAAGGCTCGCGCAGGCCGGATGAACCTGGAGCTGCTGTCGGTGCTCTTCGGCGCGATCAGCGCCCTGGCCCTGGTGGCCAACGTGTTCATCCTCAACCAGAACAACAACTGA
- a CDS encoding flippase: MLRTEGFRKYLGNTSWLFGEQVVRLVVVLVTGIYVARYLGDALFGQLNYATGFVGMFFALSAMGVDQIIVRDLVQRPERRDELLGTAAFIKLVGSVLLLVVVLAATFIKGMDGLTATLVVVIAGAELFRPFSVIEHLFMARVDAKSSVRVQFAQVLISAAFKLALIALRAPLIWFAWVYVLETFVLAAGYSLALARDGASWRTWTVSRSTLRYLVNESWPMLVYGVALYIQAKIDQVMIGDMLASTMGQEAAYAEVGQYSVALKMIEAMGFLPVIVQKSLAPAITRAKVQDPALYADRLLNQYRLMFLMFLVTSVPLYFLAKPLIVWLYGEAFEPAGALLSLFAIRLFFTNMGVAKASFITNEGLFRYSLLTAVVGAGLNIAINYFLIPPFKSIGAIWATIGSFLVSIFLMDLLFTRTRVNFRWMVHGMATFWRFHRAT, translated from the coding sequence ATGCTGCGCACCGAAGGGTTCAGAAAGTACCTGGGCAACACCTCCTGGCTTTTCGGAGAGCAGGTGGTGCGCCTCGTGGTGGTGCTGGTCACCGGCATCTACGTCGCTCGCTACCTGGGCGATGCGCTCTTCGGTCAGTTGAACTACGCCACGGGCTTCGTGGGCATGTTCTTCGCGCTCAGCGCCATGGGTGTGGACCAGATCATCGTGCGCGACCTGGTGCAGCGTCCGGAACGGCGCGACGAGCTGCTGGGTACGGCGGCCTTCATCAAACTGGTGGGCTCCGTGCTGCTGCTCGTGGTGGTGTTGGCCGCCACCTTCATCAAGGGGATGGACGGCCTGACGGCGACGCTCGTGGTGGTCATCGCCGGGGCCGAACTGTTCCGTCCCTTCAGCGTGATCGAACACCTCTTCATGGCCCGGGTGGACGCCAAGAGCTCCGTCAGGGTGCAGTTCGCGCAGGTGCTGATCAGCGCCGCGTTCAAGCTCGCCCTCATCGCCCTCCGGGCCCCGCTGATCTGGTTCGCGTGGGTCTACGTGCTGGAGACGTTCGTGCTGGCCGCGGGGTATTCCCTGGCCCTGGCACGCGACGGAGCGAGCTGGAGGACCTGGACCGTTTCCCGCTCCACCTTGAGGTATCTGGTGAACGAGAGCTGGCCCATGCTGGTGTACGGGGTGGCGCTGTACATCCAGGCCAAGATCGACCAGGTGATGATCGGTGACATGCTCGCCTCCACCATGGGGCAGGAGGCCGCCTACGCCGAGGTGGGCCAATACTCCGTGGCGCTGAAGATGATCGAGGCCATGGGCTTCCTGCCGGTGATCGTCCAGAAAAGCCTGGCGCCCGCCATCACCCGGGCGAAAGTGCAGGATCCCGCCCTCTACGCGGACCGCCTGCTGAACCAGTACCGACTGATGTTCCTGATGTTCCTGGTGACCTCCGTGCCCCTGTACTTCCTGGCCAAGCCGCTGATCGTGTGGCTGTACGGGGAGGCCTTCGAACCGGCTGGCGCCCTGTTGTCGCTCTTCGCCATCCGGCTGTTCTTCACCAACATGGGCGTGGCGAAGGCGAGCTTCATCACCAACGAGGGGTTGTTCCGCTACTCGCTGCTCACGGCGGTGGTGGGCGCCGGCCTCAACATCGCCATCAACTATTTCCTGATCCCCCCGTTCAAGTCCATCGGCGCGATCTGGGCCACGATCGGTTCGTTCCTCGTCAGCATCTTCCTGATGGACCTGCTGTTCACCCGCACCCGGGTGAACTTCCGCTGGATGGTGCACGGCATGGCCACGTTCTGGCGGTTCCACCGCGCCACCTGA
- a CDS encoding polysaccharide biosynthesis tyrosine autokinase, with the protein MAAQTGTGDTIDLRAIFRKLVAKWWLFLITLSLSGAAAVAYLKTTPKQFLVSATMLMGEKSRNSFGGGQDEFLKGMSFLRSGGDIEDHIAILTSRSNVEKTLKRLDFGISFYEERRFLKQERYDYPPYKITLDTASLQITGVPIHVSVDLAAGTYRVKAEGKNVRLYNVKRQEVVSEFMEQVDIDQTAKVGEPFVGDKLSFHIEFPEDRRYDTESDYYFYINSLEGLTKLYKGITFAEPASDNSNIVQLSVVGEVVSKERNYLNKLMETYIEGELYKQQQKGLKTINFIDNQIGTVSDSLRQVESSMESFRGSSGGMMSAGTTSDALFQERSRLEDERSAVMQKRQYCQTILSKLRSAEDFRNVAAPSSSGIDDPVLNNLVIQLTQLYADLAAQNLSTVRSNPTIIAMERKIQNIKSSLIETAEGLVSQADISIAELNRRLGSINYQFNQLPENERRLVNIERKFKLSDNLYNYLMEKRAEAGIAIASDQVDKSVVDDARMSGFGPVAPDKKTVLGGAMLLGLLLPLGFILIRDFLNDRIEHLDELKRVSPIPVLATIPGGKRKRVLPNEPKSLLAESFRTARINLQYLNANAARQVIGFTSSTSGEGKTFCAVNLASVMAMSGQRTLIIDADMRRPRLEETLELKAGQGLSNYLIGECQLSDIIRRSDVEGLDVITAGPVPPNPLELVELPRMAELFQHLRGRYDQIIVDASPMGLVSEYVILARHIDVTLYVVRQNRTHRKALRIINEMYVEKKVGRIDLLLNDVKAGEGYGDGYGYYTK; encoded by the coding sequence ATGGCCGCACAGACCGGTACGGGAGACACCATCGACCTGAGGGCCATCTTCCGCAAGCTGGTGGCCAAGTGGTGGTTGTTCCTCATCACCCTCTCGCTTTCCGGGGCCGCAGCGGTGGCCTACCTGAAGACCACCCCGAAGCAGTTCCTGGTGAGCGCCACCATGCTGATGGGGGAGAAGAGCCGCAACAGTTTCGGGGGCGGGCAGGACGAGTTCCTCAAGGGGATGTCCTTCCTGCGCAGTGGAGGTGACATCGAGGACCACATCGCGATACTCACGTCCCGGTCCAACGTGGAGAAGACGCTCAAGCGCCTCGATTTCGGCATTTCCTTCTATGAGGAGCGGCGCTTCCTGAAACAGGAGCGCTACGACTATCCACCTTACAAGATCACGCTGGACACGGCCTCGTTGCAGATCACGGGCGTGCCCATCCACGTGTCGGTGGACCTGGCGGCCGGCACCTATCGCGTGAAGGCCGAGGGCAAGAACGTGCGCCTCTATAACGTGAAGCGCCAGGAGGTGGTGAGCGAGTTCATGGAGCAAGTGGACATCGACCAGACGGCCAAGGTGGGTGAGCCGTTCGTCGGGGACAAGCTCAGCTTCCATATCGAGTTCCCCGAGGACAGGCGCTACGATACCGAGAGCGACTACTACTTCTACATCAACAGCCTGGAGGGCCTCACCAAGCTGTATAAGGGCATCACGTTCGCCGAGCCGGCGAGCGACAACAGCAACATCGTGCAGCTGAGCGTGGTGGGCGAGGTGGTGAGCAAGGAGCGGAACTACCTGAACAAGCTGATGGAGACCTACATCGAGGGCGAGCTGTACAAGCAGCAGCAGAAGGGTCTCAAGACGATCAACTTCATCGACAACCAGATCGGCACGGTGAGCGACTCGCTGCGGCAGGTGGAGAGCAGCATGGAGAGCTTCCGGGGCAGCAGCGGCGGCATGATGAGCGCCGGCACCACCAGCGATGCGTTGTTCCAGGAGCGTTCACGATTGGAGGACGAGCGCAGCGCGGTGATGCAGAAGCGGCAGTACTGCCAGACCATCCTCAGCAAGCTGCGCAGTGCGGAGGATTTCCGCAACGTGGCGGCCCCCTCCAGCTCGGGCATCGACGATCCGGTGCTCAACAACCTGGTGATCCAGCTCACCCAGCTCTACGCCGACCTGGCCGCCCAGAACCTGAGCACCGTGCGCAGCAACCCGACCATCATCGCGATGGAGCGGAAGATCCAGAACATCAAGAGCTCGCTCATCGAGACCGCGGAGGGTCTGGTGAGCCAGGCCGACATCAGCATCGCGGAACTGAACCGGCGCCTGGGCTCCATCAACTACCAGTTCAACCAGCTGCCCGAGAACGAGCGCCGCCTGGTGAACATCGAGCGGAAGTTCAAGCTGAGCGACAACCTGTACAACTACCTGATGGAGAAGCGCGCCGAGGCGGGCATCGCCATCGCGAGCGATCAGGTGGACAAGAGCGTGGTGGACGATGCGCGCATGAGCGGTTTCGGCCCCGTGGCCCCGGACAAGAAGACCGTGCTCGGCGGGGCCATGCTTCTAGGTCTGCTCCTTCCGCTCGGGTTCATCCTCATCCGCGACTTCCTCAACGACCGCATCGAGCATCTGGACGAGCTGAAGCGCGTGAGCCCGATACCTGTGCTGGCCACCATACCGGGCGGCAAGCGCAAACGGGTGCTGCCCAACGAGCCCAAGTCGCTGCTGGCCGAGTCGTTCCGTACGGCCCGTATCAACCTGCAGTACCTCAACGCCAACGCGGCCCGGCAGGTGATCGGTTTCACATCCAGCACGAGCGGTGAGGGCAAGACGTTCTGTGCGGTGAACCTCGCGAGCGTGATGGCCATGAGCGGTCAACGCACGCTGATCATCGACGCCGACATGCGCCGGCCCCGCCTGGAGGAGACCTTGGAACTGAAAGCCGGACAGGGTTTGAGCAACTACCTGATCGGCGAGTGCCAGCTCAGCGACATCATCCGCCGAAGCGACGTCGAAGGGCTCGACGTGATCACCGCCGGCCCCGTCCCGCCCAATCCGCTCGAACTGGTGGAGTTGCCGCGCATGGCCGAGCTCTTCCAGCACTTGCGCGGCCGCTACGATCAGATCATCGTTGACGCCTCGCCGATGGGGCTGGTGAGCGAGTATGTGATCCTGGCCCGCCACATCGACGTCACCCTGTACGTGGTGCGACAGAACCGCACCCACCGCAAGGCGCTCCGGATCATCAATGAGATGTACGTGGAGAAGAAGGTGGGCCGGATCGACCTGTTGCTCAACGATGTGAAGGCCGGCGAGGGCTACGGTGACGGCTACGGCTACTACACCAAATAG